The Choloepus didactylus isolate mChoDid1 chromosome 15, mChoDid1.pri, whole genome shotgun sequence genome segment tttttctcttacagtgAAAACACTACTTTCTTTTGTCTGCTTTCTCCCAATCCCTTAATAAATTAAGAATTTAATTAGAACAGGATTGAGTCAGATTTTGAATTCAAGCAGAGTAAAGATATACAGACTTGACCATAGACTGATAATAATGCCATTTAACAAGATGAATCTAATGAACATAGGTAAATATCTACAAACATAAGATCATCATGGCACAACTCTTTGCCACAATCACTTGCAGTAATTCAACTGCCTTCACATTTGACAATAAGGTCATACAAATGAATTTGCTGATGATtaacaaaattacaaaatgaacCCAAGGCCACTTAATCAAGAGTCACAAAGACAAAGAAACCCTAGGAATGCAGGTCAAGGCAGGAAGTTGCAGCTGGCCAGATATGAGACCATTTGCCTCTCATTTAGGAATTTGCTGCAACAAATAAAACAAGTACCTCCTCTGAGttaccagaaaagaaaacaagtattATCTAGCACCATTCTGTGactatgaaattaaaatattttgcaaatgcattaataaaagaataaaacagtctTTGAAAGGAATGTTAATCATTCTTATGTGATCACATTAGAAGctctattcctgaatttaaaATATCACTCAGTGTTTGTTTAAGAATCACATTTAGACAATAAGACTTTTGACATATTAAAAGTTCTATGGAAAAAACTAAGATGTCTTTTAATTCTGCTTTAATATCAAACTAATTTTGATATTAAAATTCAAGAAGTGCTTCCAAAATTTAGCCACCAAGCTTCTGTTCAGGATAAACTGTACATCATCACAAGTCTTTTCTTTTGTAACTTTTGGAGAAGAAAGTGGAAAATCAACCCACAGCATAATGACTATGGTAAGGTATTTCCTCCTCAGCATCAGGCAAAGAAGTGCTTTTGTGCTGTTACATGCTATTTCAACAGGTGATTCAACTGGTCCTGTAGATCTGATGACTGACCAACACTAGAAATCAGAACAGAGAAAAGGGTTTGTCTGAAATGAGCAATAAACACAAATTTTTTGTACAAACTATTTGTACTTTAATGCATAAATACTAAGTTACACATTAGTATTTAATAGCTAAGTCAAAACTTTTATCAGTCCACTTGGGCCCCAGGAATGTTTCGACTAAAGAAAAGTATGCAAAGCAAATGAATAGTGTAAACAATATGGCAAGGAACAAACTTAATCCACTTAAGAAAACCAAGGCTGTTTAATGACTTTAGAACTTTTTTTCTACTTAATGAATGCTACCAATATATAAAAGTGTTCTCTATTCCTTAGGGTCAGCCTCTGGATCCTGAACTTTTAGAAAGCCTTTACTAGCAGTGAATTGAGTTACTGCATGTCTTTGAAAAAACATACTGTCCTCTTTAAATCCCAGATTTGTTACATGTGTCAATTTAATGACTTATATCAACTAGACTTTCACACTGATTCTGGGCACAGCAGTATAATTCCCCACTCCTCTACTTCTAGGGTTACTTACTTCTTCTGAATAGCTTCTTGCCtaaaacataaaaggaaagaagaaaataaatgtaagaaaatgcAGTGAACTAGTAGAAGTTACTTACAGCCAAATATAAGTAGAGCAAATCTCCACCTGTATCACATTCTACATTGCCAGCTGTCTTATCCTAAGATTGTGCTACTGAACAGGACTCCTATTTGAGTGGAGAGATGCTGAAAAGATGGATTCTAAAGATGTAAGGATACTCCACCTGGAGTGACAGATGTGGTCCCACAAACTATGCATGGCTCAAATTCATTCTGTGTATGTGGTGTCAAATGGTCACATACCTAATACGCATACACCCAAAGAATGACCATGACAAACATTCGCTATTTAAATATCAAGAGTTAAATTCCCAATTCTATATTTCTAATAGGTAACATAAGTATAATGTCaacaacataaaatataaaacaaagtgaaattaaataaaacaaaaattaaattataattataaaagaaattaacATGGAGAAGGGTTCTCTATATTTCAAAAtctaaataatttatatacagcTAGGGTTGCATTACATATGGGAATGTAGGATACAGGTTACAGTGACACTTGATTTTCTAATCAATGAACAGACACCCTGGGGAGGGTCCCTGGGAACAAACAAATCAACAATACTGATTAAGTGCCTACAAGGTGTCAAGCACTGTTAGCACCATCCCGGTGTGAGCCCTGAGGTTGACAGTCTCTCCCTCTCAACAGCCCGCCAACACACACAGGGAAGTTCACAAAAGGTGGTGGTCGCTGCTCCCACTCTCACCCCATCCGAACTTCTGCACTTTCAGGCATCTTTTCTAACACTAGAACGAATGCTTGACCAACCCTACCAttaacccccccccccttctGTTTCCACAGGAAAATACTGAAGCACAAAGGCAACGAGAAGCAGGATGAGGATAATGATTTTACAGTAAATTGTCACTGAGAGCACATACTCACTGGTATTGAAGATGTGttgttattattgccattttccTTAAACTCTGCACAAAAACAGAGAAGTTTAGAACATTCCACAGCCCTGAAGCCACACAGACTATGTATACAGTACccaaatcataaaagaaattgttCCTTACATCTTCTGAGTGCAAGATGGCATCTTCCTGTAGTACCATGTTTCTAGCTGCCTGGCCTAGCagctggaaaacaaaaattaaaaggtaacaATCAAAATGTCCAAACTTCTCTCTGTGGTTGTAACATCACCACCTCCCCTCTGCATACAACCATAAACATTCCAAAGGTAATGGAAGataattttccatttgttcatGTTAAAAATCCATTTCACTGGCACTATGGCATTCCTGGCAAGGGTTTGACATCTGTTCCAAAGGCCACCACCTGAGAAATCAAGTGCTCTCTACAAAGCTTATTAATCAAGTGCTGAGAGAAGTCATCTACAAAAACTTTTTAGCTTCACAAATATGGTGAGGGAACCTAACTTCTGATTCATTAAAGGTGGATTTGAGATTTGTAGGGTTTGAAAGGAGTGAGGGAGCAGGATTTAAAGGAGGACTAGAAAGAAGAGGAGTGCAGCTCTTTAGAAATGATGTCAAATGGGTGTTTTATACATGGAAATTGTCAGTTCATAAAACTGAACAGTTATGTGGTTACTgctaagagaaaagcaatgctcTAGGGGCTAAGAACGATCAAAGAGTAGGAAAACCCTTCAATAACCTCATAATTTAGTAAAGGAGCAAAAAAACACACATaactatagaaaaaaaatcaacatgctATGTAAGTGCCATGTAAGTAATCCagtaaaatgacaaaattcaGAGGATTGACAGATGATGTGTCAACCCTGTCCCAGAAAGCTGGAAAAATTTCAGCTTAACTCGGTCCACATCATTTACTGTCACCCAATCCAATTCTACCATAGAAGAACCCCAtgtgaaaaatatataagaaGGAGAAATAGGAAGAAGCCAGCCACAGTAGGGCAGCAGTGGTACAGTGGCCTTTGGCTGCTTAAACCATCTAGTACCATATGACAGACAGTGTCTAAGAATGTATGCCTGGAACTAGTCTACCTAGGTTTGAACCTAGCTCTACCACTTCCTCACTAACATTGGATCCTGAACAAGTTAAACTGTTCTCCCTATCCTCCATGTAAGAAAAGTACCTCCTTTATTAGTGACTGTAAAGACTTaatgaattaaacaaaataaaggacTTATAGCAGTCCAACCCATAGCAGCACACAATACATGTAAGTTTATTAGGATAAATATTACTAATCAATATTTGGTATTGACTACTATTCACTTCTTGAATTTTAATATCAAAATTAGTTTGATATTAAAGCAGAATTAAAAAATcggtaaaattttttaaaggtaatttgAGCCCACTAACATTTAATAATTGTAATGCTTGTGGAATGCAAAACTAATTAAATAAATGTCTTTTCAGATCCTTCATGCTTCATTGTTTTTAAAACGAacactattttttcccatttatatatttatgcctCTTTTCTCTCTAAAAATATTAAGTCAATTTATAACAaactatatgtatgtatacatgtatatacaaatacacatttaaaaaaaaacaaaaaacaaagaaatggaatCTAAAAGTAATGAAAAGGAACAGGAAATAATATGTCTATTACTAAACTTGGCATAGGAACATCTTTGTAAccaaggcaaaaaataaaacacaatcaGTTGCCTAATTCTTATTATTTGATAAAAGGCAACAAGGTAATTCTCCAAAAGAGATCAACGTTCCTCTGATACTGAATCCTAAAGAGTGTATCACAAGGGACCTCCAACAAAGCATACTTGAGATTACCAGGTCAGTGACTTCAATAGTGTTACCGTAAATGTAAGCACCTTCTTCATACGGTTGTTTCTTGTAGCCACTACCAATAAAAGCTAAGGACATAACATTGAAGCTAATTCTGTAAAAACAATATGATGAGTAACATTCATATATAAGTCTTTGAGTGGACATACGTTTTCACTTCTCTTTGagaaatacctaggagtagaatggcTGGATCACTGGATATGCCATTTTGTTTGTTCTTcacctgttaatggacatttgggtcatttACAGTTTGCAGCTATCATGGTTAAAAGGGCTATGAACGTGCACAACTCTGGTgtggatatatattttcatttctcttgagtaaatacctaaaCGTTCAAGGCTGGGTCTTTTTTGGAGAAATCAGGGTGTACATATTTAAAGCTTTCTGTGAGAAAAGCCATCAAACAATTCCACACATGAAACCAAGCAGTGGGGATGGAGTGTGGGAAAGCAGAGGAAAAGAGACCGCTAAtagaagaacagaaaactaaaaaagtgGCCAGAAGCACAAGTCAGGAAAGAATAAAGGTGGAGCACAAAAATGTGGAAGGAATCTGAGACGCTGAGGACAAAAATGTGAGGAATTAGGGGGCTGAGAGGGACCGATCTTCACTCCACACAACAGGGGGAAACAAAAGAGGAATTGGTTAGGACCACTATCTCGTCCACGGTCCTGCGTCTCTCTCGGCTTTAAGATACCGAGTCCCATCATCTCATTTCTTTCCGTCCTATCCCGCTAGTACTCCTCAAAGGGACTACACGCCCCAAAAAGCAACATGCGACCTCCTCGAACGACCTCTCCGTTCGACTACAAGGGCACGGCCTACAAATCCCAGGATGCAGTGCGCTCCACTCCCCACAGCGATGAAAAATAGGGAACCCCGGAGTTGTTCCGCATATAGAGCCCACTCCCAGCTCACCTCGGAGCTCCGGGAGCCCTTCAGCACCTGCTTGGTGAGCGCGATTACGTCAGTACCACAGGtggtcaccttctcagtgagaaGCCCCTTCACAGACTGACCAAATCGCGCTTGCGAATCCGGCGTCCCCGTCGCCATCACTTCAGTTACTGAACGCCCCCACCCGGCTGATGGCGACTCGCTGGGGCCAAAAGAACGGCAAAGCGGAAGGAAAAGACGCGTTCATTAGTTTCTaaccaagagagaaagaaaggacgCATGCGCTTAGAGCGAAGTGTGATCTTTGCTAACTTTAGATTTACCTAAGATATTCAATTGATATGCTGAAGAAGATAGGGCCCAGACAAACATCACTAGAGGGAATGGGGCACAATTTCAGTAAGTCTGTGGTTTAGAATCAGAAGGCCTGGATTACAGTCCCAATTCTGCCACCTAGCAGTTATGTGAGTGTAAATTATTCAATTCTGAGCCTCAAGCTCCTCACTTATAAAATAGAAGTGATAAGCTCACGTCTCAAAGGGTTCTAAGGATGAATTAAGGTCACTCAGTTCAGTTTTAACTAATATTTCATGAACAAAATACCTAACACTGTGGCAGGATGGGaattaagaaagaaatgagacaCCATCCTTGTCTCCATGGAACTCTCAGGCCGATAAGGCAGAAGGGCATGTAAACTAGGAAGAgcaatccaatagaaaaataggcaagaGGACACAAACAGGcaattcaaaggaaaagaaattcaaatggccaataaatgtgGGAAATACTCAGCATcacttataatttttaaaga includes the following:
- the BORCS7 gene encoding BLOC-1-related complex subunit 7; the protein is MATGTPDSQARFGQSVKGLLTEKVTTCGTDVIALTKQVLKGSRSSELLGQAARNMVLQEDAILHSEDSLRKMAIITTHLQYQQEAIQKNVGQSSDLQDQLNHLLK